Proteins from a single region of Bacteroidota bacterium:
- a CDS encoding orotate phosphoribosyltransferase — protein MLFNSSDATLFAEKLLTIGAIKLRPNEPFTWASGWRSPIYCDNRLTLSFPEIRTWLKNTLANGISQKFPGVEIIAGVATAGIPHGALVADALNLPFIYVRSEAKKHGLSNQIEGKLPEGAKVVVIEDLVSTGGSSLTAVQALRNAGANVMGMTALFTYAFDIADEAFKQADCNLYTLSDYPSLIQYALTKEIIARDTESLLNDWRQNPSGWMQ, from the coding sequence ATGCTCTTTAATTCTAGTGACGCAACTCTTTTCGCTGAAAAATTATTAACCATCGGTGCCATTAAACTGCGCCCGAATGAACCATTTACCTGGGCTAGTGGCTGGCGGTCCCCGATTTATTGCGATAATCGGCTCACCCTGTCATTCCCGGAAATCAGAACCTGGCTCAAAAATACGCTAGCCAATGGTATTAGTCAAAAGTTTCCCGGTGTGGAAATCATCGCCGGTGTGGCTACTGCCGGAATTCCGCACGGTGCATTGGTTGCTGATGCCCTTAATCTCCCATTTATTTACGTGCGCTCCGAAGCTAAAAAACACGGACTAAGTAATCAAATCGAAGGGAAGCTACCCGAAGGTGCAAAAGTTGTGGTGATTGAAGATTTGGTTTCCACCGGCGGTAGTAGTTTAACTGCTGTGCAGGCGTTGCGTAATGCAGGTGCAAATGTTATGGGCATGACTGCATTATTTACTTATGCATTTGATATTGCCGATGAAGCATTTAAACAGGCCGATTGTAATTTATACACCTTATCCGATTATCCGAGTTTAATTCAATATGCTTTAACCAAAGAAATAATTGCACGCGACACCGAATCATTGCTCAACGACTGGCGCCAAAATCCTTCCGGATGGATGCAATAG
- a CDS encoding NUDIX domain-containing protein, with translation MAQSYKIFINETPVYLFEGGLPATVNTNDINNPVFTSDQKKDIDKAFYLIENNAGVKSLTVYEHDIKAFKKTLFAEYKTIRAAGGLVFNNKDEVLLIFRRAMWDLPKGKIDLGEKKKAAALREVREETGLLKLSIVKKLQKTYHTYRLENATKVLKVTYWYLMMCSDDAQPVPQQEEDIEIATWIASTQVDEKLNRAYATVREVVTKGILVMHHG, from the coding sequence ATGGCCCAAAGCTATAAAATTTTCATCAACGAGACACCGGTTTACCTGTTTGAAGGTGGTTTACCGGCAACAGTTAATACAAATGATATTAATAATCCGGTTTTTACCTCTGACCAAAAAAAAGATATCGATAAAGCCTTTTATCTGATTGAAAACAACGCCGGTGTTAAGAGCCTGACTGTTTATGAACATGATATAAAAGCATTTAAAAAAACACTTTTTGCCGAATATAAAACCATTCGTGCAGCAGGCGGATTGGTATTTAATAATAAAGATGAGGTGTTATTAATTTTTCGCAGAGCGATGTGGGATTTACCAAAAGGTAAAATTGATTTAGGTGAAAAGAAAAAGGCTGCAGCCTTGCGCGAAGTGCGAGAAGAAACCGGATTGCTTAAACTTTCCATCGTAAAAAAGCTGCAAAAAACGTATCATACCTACCGACTTGAAAATGCCACTAAAGTGTTAAAGGTTACGTATTGGTATTTAATGATGTGCAGCGATGATGCTCAGCCTGTACCGCAGCAAGAAGAAGATATTGAGATTGCTACATGGATTGCCAGCACTCAGGTTGATGAAAAATTAAATCGCGCTTATGCTACTGTGCGCGAGGTAGTTACCAAAGGTATTTTGGTTATGCACCACGGCTAA
- the coaD gene encoding pantetheine-phosphate adenylyltransferase has translation MTRIAIFPGSFDPVTLGHIDIIERALPLFDKVIIAIGKNSQKQGYFTLEQRINWLQEIFLNESKIEIDSYEGLTTEYCKQKNAQYILRGLRSVTDYEYEKVIALANRGLNQEIETVFFLSKPEFGHVSSTIVKEILRHGGDISNMVPLVVSRGA, from the coding sequence ATGACGCGTATTGCAATCTTTCCCGGCTCTTTCGACCCTGTAACACTTGGGCATATTGATATTATTGAACGTGCACTGCCATTGTTTGATAAGGTAATTATTGCCATCGGAAAAAATTCGCAAAAGCAAGGCTATTTTACGCTTGAACAACGCATTAACTGGCTGCAGGAAATTTTTTTGAACGAATCGAAAATTGAAATCGACAGCTACGAAGGCCTGACTACCGAATATTGCAAACAAAAAAATGCGCAGTACATTTTACGCGGTTTGCGCAGCGTAACCGATTATGAATATGAAAAAGTAATTGCCTTGGCAAATCGCGGATTAAATCAGGAAATAGAAACCGTATTTTTTCTCAGCAAACCGGAATTCGGGCATGTAAGCTCCACAATCGTAAAAGAAATATTGCGACACGGTGGTGATATCAGCAATATGGTGCCATTGGTGGTTAGCCGTGGTGCATAA
- a CDS encoding RsmD family RNA methyltransferase, with translation MRINAGKFKGRRFNPPTNLPARPTTDFAKEGLFNILTNNFDFEMVSFLDLFSGTGSLCYEMVSRGCEDIVCVELDKRSIDFIRKTSDELQGNINVMKMDVFEYIRTTKKKFDIIFAGPPYPLENIPALPEEIFEMQLLKPEGWFVLETNQKYKFDDHPHFIRMRNYGTTHFHVFGAEPTKK, from the coding sequence ATGCGAATAAATGCAGGAAAATTTAAGGGGAGGAGATTTAATCCGCCTACCAATTTACCGGCGCGTCCTACAACCGATTTCGCCAAAGAAGGGCTTTTTAATATCCTGACCAACAACTTCGATTTCGAAATGGTGAGTTTCCTCGACTTATTTTCAGGAACCGGAAGCCTTTGTTACGAGATGGTTTCAAGGGGTTGTGAAGATATTGTTTGCGTTGAGCTCGACAAACGCAGCATCGATTTTATCCGTAAAACGAGCGATGAACTGCAGGGCAATATTAATGTGATGAAGATGGATGTGTTCGAATATATTCGGACTACAAAAAAGAAATTCGACATCATTTTCGCCGGGCCACCATATCCGCTCGAAAATATTCCTGCTTTACCGGAAGAAATTTTTGAAATGCAATTGTTGAAGCCGGAGGGATGGTTTGTGCTCGAAACCAATCAAAAATATAAATTCGATGACCATCCGCATTTTATCAGAATGCGCAATTACGGCACCACACATTTTCATGTTTTTGGTGCTGAACCAACAAAAAAATGA
- a CDS encoding DUF3822 family protein, which produces MLQYLDKDFNKDFTRHYSLLFQLEEQQYSYAVYEKRTGKLQVLKTVQLNNAAPGDMLTKLRISVTSEDMLQSPYHEIKIGISYAPFTLVPRVLFEEDKAERYLSLSAEIAKTDTVLSNNVKAVYARNIFALPANEERYLKEVFDHPKFYHIGSGLLELASRMKDQFTDQQLILDIKPGVIHILYFEKREFKFMNQYRYVNKEDFLYYVLLVAEQFMVDRNVCDLKLSGEIVPDSMLFGELWKFFKEISFLQMNENIVLPDALKETPLYIYNTLLSLDLCE; this is translated from the coding sequence ATGTTGCAATATTTAGATAAAGACTTCAACAAAGATTTTACAAGGCATTATTCATTGCTGTTTCAATTGGAGGAACAACAATACAGTTATGCAGTTTATGAAAAACGCACCGGCAAATTACAAGTGCTTAAAACTGTTCAACTCAATAATGCTGCTCCAGGAGATATGTTAACCAAATTGCGCATTTCGGTTACCAGTGAAGATATGTTGCAATCGCCCTATCATGAAATTAAAATCGGCATCAGCTACGCACCGTTTACACTGGTTCCGCGGGTTTTGTTTGAAGAAGATAAAGCTGAACGTTATTTGTCGTTGAGCGCCGAAATTGCCAAAACCGACACCGTGCTTTCAAACAACGTGAAAGCAGTGTACGCCCGAAACATTTTTGCTTTGCCGGCAAACGAAGAACGGTATTTGAAAGAAGTATTTGATCACCCCAAGTTTTATCATATCGGTTCGGGACTGTTAGAACTGGCATCACGCATGAAGGACCAGTTTACCGACCAGCAATTAATTCTTGACATCAAACCCGGTGTAATTCATATTCTGTATTTCGAAAAGCGGGAATTCAAATTTATGAATCAGTACCGCTATGTAAACAAAGAAGACTTTTTGTATTACGTTTTACTCGTTGCGGAACAGTTTATGGTTGACCGCAATGTGTGTGATTTAAAACTATCGGGTGAAATTGTTCCCGATTCGATGTTATTCGGCGAGTTATGGAAATTTTTCAAAGAAATATCCTTCCTGCAAATGAATGAAAACATTGTGCTGCCGGATGCATTAAAGGAAACACCACTTTACATTTACAATACCTTATTGAGTTTAGATTTATGCGAATAA
- the hemB gene encoding porphobilinogen synthase has protein sequence MQIRPRRLRNSGLMREMVAETRLSKEMFVYPVFVMKGENIRHEIGAMPGVYHFSPDTLSTEVAECLDLGINKFLIFGVGEEKNPAGSACYDHANAVATAVRRLRADFGNKVMLITDVCMCAYTDHGHCGILHGHEVDNDDSLVALAKMALMHAEAGADIVAPSDMMDGRVDAIRTKLDENGFSNTAIMSYSVKFASGYYGPFREAADSAPSFGDRKTYQMDFRNGREALKEALTDVDEGADILMVKPALAYLDVIKTVKEHTLLPLACYNVSGEYSMVKAGAKMGWIDEQRIVMENMYAFTRAGADIIITYHAKDILQKGWL, from the coding sequence ATGCAAATACGCCCGAGAAGATTGCGCAACAGTGGATTGATGCGTGAAATGGTTGCAGAAACCCGTTTAAGTAAAGAAATGTTTGTTTACCCCGTTTTCGTTATGAAAGGCGAAAACATTCGTCACGAAATTGGCGCTATGCCCGGGGTTTATCATTTTTCACCGGATACATTAAGTACTGAAGTGGCTGAATGCCTCGATTTAGGTATTAATAAGTTTTTGATTTTTGGGGTTGGGGAAGAAAAAAATCCCGCTGGTAGCGCATGTTACGACCATGCAAATGCAGTTGCTACTGCTGTTCGGCGTTTGAGGGCTGATTTTGGGAATAAGGTGATGCTGATAACGGATGTTTGTATGTGCGCATACACTGATCACGGGCATTGTGGCATTTTGCACGGACATGAGGTAGATAATGATGACAGCTTGGTTGCTTTAGCAAAAATGGCTTTAATGCATGCTGAAGCAGGTGCCGATATTGTTGCTCCAAGCGATATGATGGATGGCAGAGTTGATGCCATCAGGACTAAATTAGATGAAAATGGATTTTCGAACACGGCCATTATGAGTTATTCTGTAAAATTTGCTTCCGGGTATTATGGTCCATTTAGGGAGGCTGCCGATAGTGCACCAAGTTTTGGGGACAGGAAAACGTATCAGATGGACTTCAGAAACGGTCGTGAAGCGCTTAAAGAGGCTTTAACTGATGTTGATGAAGGAGCGGATATATTGATGGTGAAGCCTGCGCTGGCTTATTTAGATGTAATTAAAACTGTAAAGGAACATACTTTGCTTCCCTTAGCCTGTTACAATGTTTCCGGCGAATATTCCATGGTAAAAGCCGGTGCCAAAATGGGTTGGATAGATGAACAACGCATTGTGATGGAAAATATGTATGCCTTTACACGAGCAGGTGCCGACATTATTATAACCTATCATGCGAAGGATATTTTACAAAAAGGCTGGTTGTAA